A genomic window from Glycine soja cultivar W05 chromosome 10, ASM419377v2, whole genome shotgun sequence includes:
- the LOC114370985 gene encoding lysine-specific demethylase JMJ706-like — MTGKSPITQRTARHGSHKLCKFDLADLEWTNMIPECPTYHPSEYEFEHPLVYLQKIAPEASKYGICKIVSPIAASNPAAFVLMKEKKDFKFETNVQPLRLSKWNEKDIITFSMRGRKYTYHDFEVLANKAFFSRFHSSRDLPSSYVEKEFWHEMAHGEKGTVEYGVNVEGSAFSCDPNDRLGTSKWNLKNFSRLPQSLLRLVDRKIPGITDPMLYIGMLFSMFAWHVEDHYLYSINFHHSGANKTWYGVPGHAASQFEKTVLQHVYCNKIITKHGEDGAFKFLAQKTTMFPPNVMLQHDVAVYKAVQKPGEFIITFPRAYHAGFSHGFNCGEAVNFANGDWFPLGAAASMRYTHLKMMPLIPYEELLCKEAMLVFKSSRVRSSKNKPEDKTSYQAIMLPFVHLVQSYKTSLLRLNSSRKLPSSSNTTGSQICSLCYRDCYVAYFLCKYCFSHPICLFHDIAPQTCLCGRDYTIFKRNDIFALEEAAKSSQQGKECNNPWQREKSVRGTASSLGAASKPKTKVADSTKHSVERNKSTMKHWRNNGLPSVRGTERPGIIYNLRKSKSKLI; from the exons atGACTGGTAAAAGTCCAATTACTCAACGGACAGCGAGACATGGCTCACACAAACTGTGCAAATTTGATTTAGCGGATCTAGAATGGACAAATATGATTCCAGAGTGTCCAACATACCACCCATCAGAGTATGAGTTTGAGCATCCTTTAGTTTATCTGCAGAAGATTGCTCCTGAGGCTTCTAAATATG GTATATGCAAAATTGTTTCTCCAATTGCAGCCTCTAACCCAGCTGCTTTTGTCttaatgaaagagaaaaaagatttcAAGTTTGAAACAAATGTACAGCCTCTTCGTCTTTCTAAATGGAATGAAAAGGATATAATAACCTTTTCTATGAGAGGCAG AAAATATACATATCATGACTTTGAGGTTCTTGCAAACAAGGCCTTTTTTAGTAGATTTCACAGTTCTAGAGACCTTCCTTCTTCTTATGTGGAAAAGGAATTCTGGCATGAGATGGCTCATGGAGAAAAAGGAACAGTTGAGTACGGAGTCAATGTCGAAGGTAGTGCCTTTTCATGTGATCCTAATGACAGGCTTGGAACAAGCAAATGGAATTTGAAG AATTTTTCACGGCTTCCACAATCCCTGTTACGTTTAGTTGACAGGAAAATTCCC GGAATAACTGATCCTATGCTTTACATTGGGATGCTGTTCAGTATGTTTGCGTGGCATGTTGAAGATCATTATTTGTACAG CATAAACTTTCATCACTCAGGTGCAAATAAAACTTGGTATGGCGTGCCTGGCCATGCAGCATCACAATTTGAAAAGACTGTCTTACAACATGTGTATTGCAATAAGATCATAACAAAACATGGAGAGGATGGAGCTTTCAAGTTTCTAGCACAAAAAACAACCATGTTCCCACCAAACGTCATGTTACAACATGATGTGGCAGTTTACAAGGCTGTACAAAAGCCAGGAGAGTTTATCATCACCTTTCCTAGAGCATATCATGCTGGATTTAGCCATG GTTTTAACTGTGGAGAAGCAGTAAACTTTGCAAATGGTGATTGGTTTCCACTTGGGGCTGCAGCTAGCATGCGTTATACGCATCTCAAAATGATGCCTTTAATTCCATATGAGGAACTTCTTTGTAAAGAGGCAATGTTGGTTTTCAAGTCCTCAAGAGTCAGAAGTTCCAAGAACAAACCTGAAGACAAAACATCTTATCAAGCTATTATGCTGCCTTTTGTGCATCTTGTGCAATCTTATAAGACCTCCCTCCTGCGACTGAACAGTTCAAGAAAGTTGCCTAGTTCTTCAAATACAACAGGTTCTCAGATATGCAGCCTTTGCTACAGGGATTGTTATGTAGCTTACTTCTTGTGCAAGTACTGCTTTTCTCATCCAATTTGTCTTTTCCATG ACATTGCACCACAGACGTGTTTATGTGGAAGAGATTATACTATTTTCAAAAGGAATGACATTTTTGCACTGGAAGAAGCTGCAAAAAGTTCTCAACAGGGAAAAGAATGT AATAATCCTTGGCAGAGAGAAAAAAGTGTAAGAGGAACTGCTAGTTCTCTAGGGGCTGCATCTAAACCGAAAACAAAAGTGGCTGACAGCACCAAGCACAGTGTTGAAAGGAATAAGTCAACAATGAAACACTGGAGAAACAATGGGCTTCCATCTGTGAGGGGTACCGAAAGGCCAGGAATCATTTATAACCTGagaaaaagcaaatcaaagttGATTTAG
- the LOC114369187 gene encoding uncharacterized protein LOC114369187, translating into MDDERETLDEPVEKEGSLVGDGKDLKVGVLGSDLCTEDGVCTREGDAELNGDVGFDGSKEEGKGVNPSGGEAAEALGEGSQVVRSLEGKSENEIAELDGNDATLKTLDEKKNINDRKVKKLVEKEAISDVIRVKSDVSQSIEEHAKALGEGSQVVKFLEGKSENDTVESDISQSIEGKAGFPEQVGSQGELEIEGENFDDAKWRKPTHGRVTKHVSNKSSGNILHASYQLPKERGEFSVYDMVWGKVKSHPWWPGQIFDLSDSSVEAKKHLKKDRHLVAYFGDRTFAWNESSQLKPFKTHFSNIVKQSNSDAFQNAVDCALDEVRQCAEFGLACSCIPKDTYDKIKLQTVESTGIREELSFTRRVDESLNASSFSPDNLLEYLKTLSEFPTGGFDRLELLIAKAQLLAFYRLKGYSCLPELQYCGVVDNDTDAFLIKDLLKGTDKSLSKVNKHATHASKKGQTGAGNLKTTNGSCRKSKHNLKDDLYPEKKKRILSESVGRTPDSSHGYYRSGVKDRRKTISLAKVSNSIKQSFKIGERILRVANQLTGPPSVLKCSGDRSQMEDGSADGFSGNGSGFFSPNLEKTQKSSLTVPTEYSSLDDLLHLLQWVAQEPLGDYSSLNVIVSFFSDFRNSIIVANDSGKEISPTKKVGKKKKRPVGGSPETIEFDDLSDTHWTDKGIQSGSEKKLPRRSNRRDYQHAPAEPEKPIIVYTRRSYSRKQCSDSNLVVVPEKPFVCADENSPAELVLNFAELDSVPSEMHLNKIFRRFGPLNESETEVDRGSSRARVVFKKCTDAEVAFSNAKNFNIFGSVLVNYKLNHTPSTLFKASSLATTQDQENGDAC; encoded by the exons ATGGATGATGAAAGAGAAACCCTAGATGAGCCTGTAGAAAAGGAGGGATCTTTGGTTGGGGATGGGAAGGACTTAAAGGTTGGGGTTTTGGGTTCTGATTTGTGCACAGAAGATGGTGTTTGCACTCGTGAGGGTGATGCTGAGCTGAATGGTGATGTGGGTTTTGATGGATCTAAAGAGGAGGGTAAAGGTGTGAATCCTTCAGGTGGAGAAGCTGCTGAGGCTCTTGGTGAGGGTTCTCAAGTTGTAAGATCCTTAGAAGGTAAGAGTGAGAATGAGATTGCTGAGTTGGATGGAAATGATGCTACCTTGAAAACATTGGATGAGAAGAAGAACATTAATGACAGGAAGGTGAAAAAGTTAGTAGAAAAAGAAGCAATTAGTGATGTTATTCGGGTCAAGTCAGATGTTAGTCAAAGCATTGAAGAGCATGCTAAGGCTCTTGGTGAGGGTTCTCAAGTTGTTAAGTTCTTAGAAGGTAAGAGTGAGAATGACACTGTTGAGTCTGATATTAGTCAAAGCATTGAAGGGAAAGCTGGCTTTCCTGAGCAGGTTGGTTCACAAGGAGAACTAGAGATTGAAGGTGaaaattttgatgatgctaaatgGAGAAAACCAACACATGGAAGAGTTACAAAGCATGTGTCGAATAAGAGTTCAGGAAACATTCTTCATGCAAGTTATCAGCTGCCAAAGGAGAGAGGTGAGTTTTCTGTGTATGATATGGTTTGGGGTAAGGTGAAAAGCCATCCATGGTGGCCAGGGCAGATATTTGATCTCTCGGATTCGTCTGTGGAGGCAAAGAAGCATTTAAAAAAGGACCGCCACTTGGTTGCGTATTTTGGGGATAGAACATTTGCCTGGAATGAATCATCTCAGCTAAAGCCCTTTAAGACTCATTTCTCTAATATTGTAAAGCAGAGCAATTCAGATGCATTTCAGAATGCTGTAGATTGTGCTTTGGATGAAGTCAGGCAATGTGCAGAATTTGGGTTAGCATGTTCCTGCATACCTAAAGATACTTATGACAAGATTAAGCTCCAGACTGTTGAAAGCACTGGTATTCGAGAAGAACTAAGTTTCACACGCAGAGTGGATGAGTCTTTAAATGCTAGTTCCTTTTCACCAGATAACCTTTTGGAATACTTGAAAACTCTATCTGAGTTTCCAACTGGTGGCTTTGATCGATTGGAGCTTTTAATTGCTAAGGCTCAGTTGCTTGCTTTCTATCGTTTAAAGGGTTACTCTTGCTTGCCTGAGTTACAATATTGTGGAGTTGTGGATAATGACACCGATGCCTTCTTAATTAAGGACTTACTTAAGGGTACTGATAAAAGTTTGAGTAAAGTTAATAAGCATGCAACTCATGCGAGTAAAAAAGGTCAAACTGGTGCTGGAAATTTGAAGACAACAAATGGCTCCTGTCGCAAAAGCAAGCATAATTTGAAAGATGATTTATAtccagaaaagaagaaaagaatctTGTCAGAATCAGTAGGTCGGACTCCAGATTCTTCACATGGTTATTATCGGTCAG GGGTGAAAGATCGGAGAAAAACAATTTCCCTTGCCAAAGTTTCAAATTCCATAAAACAATCATTTAAAATTGGTGAACGTATTCTAAGGGTTGCTAATCAACTTACTGGACCACCGTCTGTGTTGAAGTGTTCTGGAGACAGGTCTCAAATGGAAGATGGAAGTGCTGATGGCTTTTCAGGAAATGGATCTGGTTTCTTCTCCCCTAATCTTGAGAAGACTCAGAAGTCAAGCTTGACTGTTCCAACAGAATATTCATCTCTAGATGATTTGCTACATTTACTTCAGTGGGTAGCACAAGAACCCCTGGGAGATTATAGTTCCTTGAATGTTATAGTGAGCTTCTTCTCTGATTTCAGGAATTCAATAATTGTGGCCAATGATTCTGGAAAAGAAATTTCGCCTACAAAGAAAGTTGGTAAAAAGAAGAAACGACCTGTGGGTGGATCACCTGAAACAATTGAATTTGATGATCTAAGTGATACACATTGGACTGACAAGGGCATCCAGAGTGGTTCTGAAAAAAAGCTGCCGCGGAGAAGCAACAGAAGAGACTATCAGCATGCCCCTGCTGAGCCAGAAAAACCTATTATAGTTTATACTCGTAGGTCCTATTCCAGGAAACAATGTTCAGACAGCAATCTTGTTGTGGTTCCTGAAAAGCCTTTTGTTTGTGCAGATGAGAATTCTCCGGCTGAGCTTGTGTTGAACTTTGCTGAGCTGGATTCTGTTCCCTCAGAAATGCACCTAAATAAGATTTTTAGGCGATTTGGACCTCTAAATGAATCTGAAACAGAAGTTGATAGAGGGAGCAGCCGGGCTAGAGTGGTTTTTAAGAAGTGTACTGATGCAGAGGTTGCTTTCAGTAATGCTAAAAACTTCAACATATTTGGATCAGTTCTTGTAAATTACAAGCTTAACCATACTCCAAGTACATTGTTCAAAGCTTCATCTCTTGCCACAACTCAAGACCAGGAGAATGGAGATGCATGTTGA
- the LOC114369188 gene encoding nuclear transcription factor Y subunit B-1-like → MSDAPASPSHESGGEQSPRGSLSGAAREQDRYLPIANISRIMKKALPPNGKIAKDAKDTMQECVSEFISFITSEASEKCQKEKRKTINGDDLLWAMATLGFEDYIEPLKVYLARYREAEGDTKGSARSGDGSARPDQVGLAGQNAQLVHQGSLNYIGLQVQPQHLVMPSMQGHE, encoded by the exons ATGTCGGATGCACCGGCGAGTCCGAGTCACGAGAGTGGTGGCGAGCAGAGCCCTCGCGGCTCGTTGTCCGGCGCGGCTAGAGAGCAGGACCGGTACCTTCCCATTGCCAACATCAGCCGCATCATGAAGAAGGCTCTGCCTCCCAATGGCAAGATTGCGAAggatgcaaaagacacaatgcaaGAATGCGTTTCTGAATTCATCAGCTTCATTACCAGCGA GGCGAGTGAGAAATGCCagaaggagaagagaaagaCAATCAATGGAGACGATTTGCTATGGGCCATGGCAACTTTAGGGTTTGAAGACTACATTGAGCCGCTTAAGGTGTACCTGGCTAGGTACAGAGag GCGGAG GGTGACACTAAAGGATCTGCTAGAAGTGGTGATGGATCTGCTAGACCAGATCAAGTTGGCCTTGCAGGTCAAAATGCTCAG CTTGTTCATCAGGGTTCGCTGAACTATATTGGTTTGCAG GTGCAACCACAACATCTGGTTATGCCTTCAATGCAAGGCCATGAATAG
- the LOC114371908 gene encoding pre-mRNA-processing factor 17-like produces the protein MDLLHQYSDGDDPDSPSQNPSSPPRLLAGRSAAPKVDDTMLALTVTSSSSAALSRPIDPTQHLVGFNPSYDQLWAPIQGPAHPFAKDGIAQGMRNHKLGFVEDASIEPFLFDEQYNTFHKFGYAADPAANNFVGDLDALRDNNAVSVYNIPRHEHKKRRIEAKEKKKSDENTGDDDDNNDEEENQNPASEAWITKNKKSPWAGKKEGLQGELTEEQQKYAEEYAKKKGEEKSGFGGEKVEVVKDKSTFHGKEEKDYQGRSWIAPPKDAKASNDHCYMPKRLIHTWSGHTKGVSAIRFFPKYGHLILSAGMDTKIKIWDVFNSGKCMRTYMGHSKAVRDICFSNDGTKFLSAGYDKNIKYWDTETGQVISTFATGKIPYVVKLNPDEDKQNVLLAGMSDKKIVQWDMNTGQITQEYDQHLGAVNTITFVDNNRRFVTSSDDKSLRVWEFGIPVVIKYISEPHMHSMPSISLHPNANWLAAQSLDNQILIYSTREKFQLNKKKRFGGHIVAGYACQVNFSPDGRFVMSGDGEGKCWFWDWKTCKVYRTLKCHEGVCIGCEWHPLEQSKVATCGWDGMIKYWD, from the exons ATGGATCTCCTTCATCAATACTCAGACGGCGACGATCCCGACTCCCCCTCTCAAAACCCTAGCTCCCCGCCGCGCCTCCTCGCCGGCCGCTCCGCCGCCCCCAAGGTCGACGACACCATGCTGGCCCTCACCGTGACCTCCTCCTCCTCCGCGGCCCTCTCTCGGCCCATCGACCCGACCCAGCACCTGGTGGGCTTCAACCCCTCCTACGACCAGCTCTGGGCCCCCATCCAGGGCCCGGCCCACCCCTTCGCCAAGGATGGCATCGCCCAGGGCATGCGCAACCACAAGCTCGGCTTCGTCGAGGACGCCTCCATCGAACCTTTCCTCTTCGACGAGCAGTACAACACCTTCCACAAGTTCGGCTACGCCGCCGACCCCGCCGCCAACAACTTCGTCGGCGACCTCGACGCCCTCCGCGACAACAACGCCGTCTCCGTCTACAACATCCCCCGCCACGAACACAAGAAACGCCGCATTGAGgccaaggagaagaagaaatcagATGAAAACACCGGCGACGACGATGACAACAACGACGAGGAGGAGAACCAGAACCCGGCCTCGGAGGCGTGGATAACGAAGAACAAGAAGAGCCCTTGGGCGGGGAAGAAGGAAGGGTTGCAAGGAGAATTGACCGAAGAGCAGCAGAAGTACGCGGAGGAGTATGCGAAGAAGAAAGGGGAAGAGAAGAGTGGTTTTGGAGGGGAGAAAGTTGAGGTTGTTAAAGATAAAAGCACTTTTCATGGGAAAGAGGAGAAGGATTACCAAGGTAGGTCTTGGATCGCGCCTCCCAAGGATGCAAAGGCGAGTAATGATCATTGTTATATGCCCAAGAGATTGATTCATACTTGGAGTGGACACACCAAAGGGGTTTCTGCTATTAGGTTTTTCCCCAAGTatggccatttgattctctctGCTGGCATGGATACCAAGATTAAGATTTGGGATGTTTTCAACTCTGGCAAGTGTATGAGGACTTACATGGGACACTCGAAAGCCGTTAGGGATATCTGTTTCAGCAATGATGGGACCAAGTTTTTGAGTGCTGGGTATGACAAGAATATTAAGTATTGGGATACGGAGACAGGGCAGGTGATATCGACGTTTGCCACTGGGAAAATTCCTTACGTTGTGAAGCTTAATCCAGACGAGGATAAGCAGAATGTTTTGTTGGCTGGAATGAGTgataagaagattgttcagtgGGATATGAATACCGGGCAGATAACTCAGGAGTATGATCAGCATTTGGGGGCTGTGAATACCATCACCTTTGTTGATAACAACAGGAGGTTTGTTACTTCCAGTGATGACAAGTCCCTCAGGGTCTGGGAATTCGGTATTCCCGTGGTTATAAAGTATATTAGTGAGCCCCACATGCACTCCATGCCTTCCATTTCGCTTCACCCCAATGCCAATTGGCTCGCCGCGCAGAGCTTGGATAACCAGATACTTATTTATAGCACAAGGGAGAAGTTCCAACTTAACAAGAAGAAGAGATTTGGGGGACATATTGTGGCTGGATATGCGTGTCAGGTCAATTTTTCTCCAGATGGACGATTTGTCATGTCGGGGGATGGTGAAGGGAAGTGTTGGTTCTGGGACTGGAAGACTTGCAAGGTCTACAGAACTCTCAAGTGTCACGAAGGTGTTTGCATTGGTTGCGAGTGGCATCCCTTGGAACAGAGCAAGGTAGCCACGTGTGGCTGGGATGGGATGATTAAGTATTG GGACTAG